A window of the Pecten maximus unplaced genomic scaffold, xPecMax1.1, whole genome shotgun sequence genome harbors these coding sequences:
- the LOC117318911 gene encoding uncharacterized protein LOC117318911: MAAVANSTTLLATEYACYNTMHASVDQGSQQMSFKIPQDIDLKTGEFGKAKEMAISTHKRIYETQEESEAAFIYCNVNPVPNSIEWKRDKMPPPMTRVVVDNRKYFYSVEAPTLVIRNPNKPMDEGHYQCTAEANGKSVDGDIVELQVFPVETGVSRANTNIPSHSSVTERKLTQQTQ, translated from the exons ATGGCTGCCGTGGCCAACAGTACCACActacttgctactgagtatgcatgctacaata cCATGCATGCTTCTGTTGACCAAGGTAGCCAGCAGATGTCATTTAAAATACCACAAGACATTGATTTAAAGACAGGAGAATTTGGAAAAG caAAGGAAATGGCAATTTCGACGCATAAGCGAATATATGAGACACAGGAAGAATCTGAAGCAGCATTCATATACTGTAACGTGAATCCTGTACCAAACAGTATTGAATGGAAAAGAGACAAAATGCCACCACCAATGACAAGAGTTGTCGTTGACAATCGTAAATACTTTTATAGTGTGGAAGCGCCAACACTTGTGATAAGAAACCCAAACAAACCAATGGATGAAGGTCACTACCAATGCACGGCAGAAGCCAATGGAAAATCAGTTGATGGAGATATTGTAGAACTTCAAGTGT TTCCTGTCGAAACAGGAGTGAGCAGAgcaaacaccaacataccaaG CCATTCGTCCGTGACAGAGCGTAAACTGACCCAGCAAACACAAG